The Halostella limicola genome includes the window CGGTACGGGCCGGCGTTCTCCATCCCCTCGCGGAACGCGCCGACGCCCGGCAGTACGATGCCGTCCGCGTCGGGGAACGTCGATACGTCGTCGGTCACCGTGACCGATGCGCCCGCGCGTTCGAGGCCGCGCGTGACGCTGCGGAGGTTCCCCAGTCCGTAGTCGACGACGACGACCGAGGCCGATGCCCCGTCGCCCTCGGTCGCCGCGGTCTGTTGACTCATGCGAAACCGTAGGAACGGGGCGGTCAAGTCCCTTACTACTCGGGAACCGTCGCACCGCGAACCAGACCGGGAATCTCGTCGAGGCTATCGATCTCGTAGGTGGGTTCGTGGGGCAGGTCGTAGTCCGCGCGGTGCGGGCGGCGGATAAACGCCGAGTCGATCCCCGCGGCGTCCGCGGCGGCCACGTCGACCGCGCTGTCGCCGACGTACAGCGCCGAGCCGACGCCGAGTTCGTCCAGCGCGCGGTTCAGGTAGTACGGCTCGGGCTTCTTGCGGTGGACGCCTTCGAGGCTCATCTCGCGCCCGCTCGCGAAGTCGAGCCAGTCGAGGTCGTAGAAGTCGACGACGAAGTCGATCGTTTCGGACTGGTTGTTGCTCACGATGCCGAGCGAGAGCGGCAGGTCGGCGACGGCGGCGACGTCGTCGTACAGCGGCTTCCCGCCGTTCCGGATCGACTCCGCCTGCCCCGCGGCGGCGCGCGCCTCGCGCTCGTCCCAGAGCCGCTCGGGGTCGAGGCCGTACGACTCGCAGACGTCCTCAATCTCGTCCATCGGCCCGCGGATCAGGTAGTCGACGTGGTGCGGATCGGGGTCGTCGACGCCCAGCTCCCGGAAGGCCCCGCAGACGGCGGGTTCCATCACGCCGT containing:
- a CDS encoding HAD family hydrolase; its protein translation is MDEATLRYDAVLFDNDGVIVERTSDGVMEPAVCGAFRELGVDDPDPHHVDYLIRGPMDEIEDVCESYGLDPERLWDEREARAAAGQAESIRNGGKPLYDDVAAVADLPLSLGIVSNNQSETIDFVVDFYDLDWLDFASGREMSLEGVHRKKPEPYYLNRALDELGVGSALYVGDSAVDVAAADAAGIDSAFIRRPHRADYDLPHEPTYEIDSLDEIPGLVRGATVPE